TTTCCCCTGTTTTGCTTTGCATGTTTTGCGCAGCCAGTTCATTCAGTCTGCTACTAGTAGCAGTTTTCCATTTTCCTGTCAGGGTTTAATAAAACTTGAAAGCAACTCGGTGTAGCGTTTGTCTGCCTTGCGAACCGTAATTTTTATGCAGTACAGGCATGTGCTAAATTTGTGGATTGCTACCTTAACTCCGgtaatgcatctagtttattcTGCATACTAAAAAAATCTGAGTATTGTAAAGCACAAGAAATTAGTACAAAACTAAGGTGTGCATCAATGGCGGCGGCCGGGTGGGTGCAGGGAGAAGGTGACGGTGCCGATCACAAAGCCGTTCGTGTCGCTCATCGGCATGGGCAGCGGCCGCACGGTGATCACGTGGAACGCCAGGGCGTCGGACATCGACCACCGTTCCGGCCACCAGGTCGGCACCTTCTACTCCGCCTCCGTCGCCGTCGAGGCCGATTACTTCTGTGCCAGCCACATAACCTTCGAGGTACGTGCGTGCGTGCACGTCGTCGCGCTCTGCCTACGTGCGTGATCGGGTTCATCCTCTGACGATCGACATGGCTGCGTGCTCTCCGTGACCCGCGCGCAGAACTCcgcgccggcggcgccgccgggGGCTGTGGGGCAGCAGGCGGTGGCCCTGCGGCTGTCTGGAGACAAGACCATGCTGTACAGGTGCAGGATCCTGGGGACGCAGGACACGCTGTTCGACAACATCGGCCGCCACTTCCTCTACAACTGCGACATCCAGGGCTCCATCGACTTCATTTTCGGGAACGCAAGGTCCCTGTACCAGGTACGtaaattccttttcttttctacCGCTGACCTGTAGCATTtaatttttgttgttgttgttgttgagagaGACACACAATCTCTGAAATTCATTAGACATTTCTGCCCCCCTAAACACACTGCCCTGTTTTGATGACCACACTACTGGTTTCATGGTGACATCGTTAGCTTCCCATCTCCATGCCTTCCACCCTTTGATGGGTGCTGCCGGGTTGCTATCAGAAAATCACAATTCAGGCACTCAGCcactcaccaaccttgccattTCATAGTCTTGCAGCAAGAAATGCTCCACCTTTTCGTTTCTCACTTTCTCTTTGTCTAGCTTGTGGCACACAAGCTAGGTTACCAAGCCAGCTCGGTGGAACCACAGGTCGTTAGGCACTTAGCCCTGCACGACGCTTGAAACACTCTTACACAAATCCATGCTGAAAACCCTGTCAGATCCAGTGGTCACATTCCTTTCGTGCCCTGGCACACAACTGTAACATAACACCAGAAGCAAATCCGCGAGGCCAAGTGGCAGTCAGGGCTGATAATGGATCCCTTCTTGGTTCTGGCTTCTGATTTCTGAACGTTCCAACGGTAACCGCGCGCAGGGGTGCACGCTACACGCGGTGGCGACGAGCTACGGCGCGATCGCGGCGTCGCAGCGGAGCTCGCCGGCGGAGGACTCCGGGTTCTCGTTCGTGGGGTGCAGGCTCACCGGCTCCGGCATGCTGTACCTGGGCAGGGCGTGGGGCCGCTACGCCCGGGTGGTCTACTCCTACTGCGCCCTCAGCGGCATCGTCGTGCCCCAGGGCTGGAGCGACTGGGGCGACCGCTCCAGAACCAAGTGAGTACTAACATTCTGTTCCCTTCCCTTCACTTCACTGCTGTAGTTGCAATTACAGTTGCTGAACTGGTTTTACTGTTAACCTGGGGTTGgtggtggtgatgatgatgatgagattgTAGGAAGTAGGTAGGTGGTTGCCTAGCAGGACAGGCTCACCAAACGGTCTTTACAGGGAAATGCAACGCAGTTAGTTTACCACATGTGACTCGCCTGTTTGTTACCTGCCGGGCCTTCCAAACCTGACGAAAATGATCCGGCACATTGCTGGACTGCTCGTCAGAGAGTGACATTTCTGGGCTCGTTTTTGGACAGGACGGTGCTGTTCGGGGAGTACAACTGCAAGGGCCCAGGGGCGAGCACGAGGCAGCGGGTGCCTTGGTCCCGCTCGCTCACCTACAACGAGGCGCGGCCCTTCCTCGGCAGGAGCTTCATCAACGGCGAGCAGTGGCTCAGGCTGTAGATCCGATCCGTCCTCTCGGCTGCCGAGCTTCGTCGACGGCGAGCAATGGTCCGAGATGTGTGTAGATCCTGCGACTTCTCCGGTCTTCTTCAGTGCAGATAGTGTAGCAAGCAGCTAGTCAGTACACATGTACGCTGTACAATATACTACTGCTAGTAGTACCATGTACAAAGCTGACACCCATATATGTAGTGAGATGCTGAGATGGCCCTGTCCATCATGGAAAGGTACAGAGTTTGCATGTATTATGTGAAGGAAAACAGGGGAGCCAAAGTCCGTCATGTCATGTGAATGTGATACGCCTCGTGCAGATGGGGGACCTCAGGCCCAACGTACCAGAAAATCAAAATGATGAGATCATGGCATGGCTTTCCTGACTTCTAGCACGGGTAAGTTCAGATCCAGAATGCCAATGCCACAAATAGATGGCACATGACTTTGAGAGTGAAAAAATGCTCTCATTTTGCAGCCTCTTCAGATCAACATGCGCAGCTGCAGTTCAAGGGATGGCACGATGGTCATCATAGCGATCAGAACGGATCATCATGATCGACTGCGAGAATCATCAAAGTACCAAAATGTAGACACACCAGACCACACAAGTGTACATACCCATATAAAAATTGCAATACAAGCGAGGAAGGGCGATAATTTCATTCTGAAAATAATTGACTGAGGCGGATTGAACTATACTCAAGCAGAAAACACtaacagaaaaaaaaatcatatagaTTGCTATACAACGCGCCTGAAAAGGGTACCATTCAGCTTGCAATCCATGTGACTCTTAACATAAACACAACTACCAGAAAAATAAGAAAACTAGGAGAGGTTTGTGTATGGCAAAAGAGGCGACAATACGCTCTGATATCAGCAGCGTAGTAAAACCCCGCCATTGGGGGTTTCAATTACCATATCTAGCTATGTACACGAGTCTAATGAGTTTGGGGATCCCAAACATGTCTTGCTAACATCTACACCTACTTCCCCGTTGCATTTCTGTTCAGCATCATTGTCATCCCTGGGACGCTTCCCTAGAATTGTTCGCTTGTCATCCTCCACAAAAGCTGAGGCTTCATCAGTCATACTATCATCCCTGGGACGCTTCCCTAGAATTGTTCGCTTGTCATCCTCCACCAAACCAGAGGCTTCATCAGTCATACTAACTTCAGATTGCCTACTTCCTTCTGTTTGTTTATTATTTCCATTGGAGCTTGCTTGGGTACCTGCAAGCTTTTGCTCAGGTACAGGTTTAACTCCATTGGAATTTGGTTGGGTAGCTGCAAGCTCTTGCTTAGGCACTGGTTTATCTCCACTGGAGTTTGCTTGGGTAGCTGCAAGCTCTTTCTCAGGCACTGGTTTATCTCCATTGGAGTTTGCTTGGGTAGCTGCAAGCTCTTTCTCAGGCACTGGTTTATCTCCATTGGAGTTTGCTTGGGTAGCTGCAAGCTCTTGCTCAGACGCGGGTTTATCTCCATTGGAGTTTGCTTGGGTAGCTGCAAACTCTTGCTCAGGCACAGGTTTATCTCCATCGGAGTTTGCTTGGCTAGCTGCAAGCTCTTGCTTAGGCACAGGTTTATCTCCATTGGAGTTTGCTTGGGTAGCTGGAAGCTCTTGCTCAGGCACTGGTTTCTCTCCATTGGAGTTTGCTTGGGTGGCTGCAAGCTCTTGCTTAGGCACTGGTTTATCTCCATGGGAGTTTGCTTGGGTAGCTGCAAGCTCTTGCTCAGGCATTGCAGAACTGCTGGAGTCTATCACACCAATAGGCGGTGCATTATCAGCTTGCTTTGTTCGGACACTATCTGAAGGTATCTGTGACAACACATCTGACTTTGTTTCAATATCAACCCATCGGTTCTTGACCCAATCTTTAGAGATTCTAACATTCCTTAGCTGGCATGGACGAAAAAAGTTCTCTCCTGTAACGAAAcaacatcattgattcattagtTTCATCATCTTCATGCATGTATGATGAAGAATGATATAATTAATTAGAAACACTTAGTATTTGTGGGATACAATATGATTATCTATTATACAATAGATAACACATGGACATGGTTTCCTAACAGATTTAATATAAGTGAATCGGTAAAAGCATACATGAAAAGATTAAAAGTGGAAATGTCCCAAAATTTGAGTTCTAACGGTAGGAACATGGCACATGGTACGCACCACCTAGATTCTACTCTCTTAGTTCTAGACAATTAATTTGTCAAGAAAGATTTTTGTTTCTCATTAGCTTGAGAGAATCAAATAGGAAATATCAATTAAATTAAACAATTGAAATGCACCTGGAAAATATACTTGAAGGCTATCTGCCACAATGTTGTCCAAACTGACAACAACTCCTTCCCACCAGCCACTAAATTGCCAGACATCAACAGCAGTTCCAGGTAAAAGAGCAGCACCATCAACAGAACTATTTTCTTGAGGACGCGGCCTGATTCTTAGTCGGTCTTGGCATCTCAGTCCCAGTTTATCAGGAAGAGCCAATGCAGAGGCAGGTACCATCTCCTACATAGAAGCATATAAAATCCTATTGATACACCAAGAAATAATCTAATATTTTTAGCAAAGAATACAAAATACATTTCATGCAGGCACGAAAGAGTAGATAGTGACATTGGGTGTGCACGCGTGTGTGGGATTATAATGCATTATGCCTTTCAGTTATACTTATATCTAGCCTAATTTCAAACTAAAGTAATCAATCATACCTCCAATCTCCCACTATCATCAGCATTTTGGAGATCATCATACTGAACCTTCAATTTGTTATGATTAGTGCATGACTTCAAAACAGTGCACCTGAACCAGCAACCAATAATGCCACTGTCTTGAGACAAGATCTCTAATCTGTCACCAGTATTATAAGTTGGCATTAGTTTATTCTGGGGCACTATAAAATTGATTGAGAGATGCTTCCCAGGAGGTTGCTCGTTACTTAATATCTGATAAGATGGTATGGAGTCTGCCTGTGGGCTTCGACAAATTTTAGTGCCCAAACATTTTGAATAAAGCCTCTCTAACTGCTTCCCAGGTGTACAATATTCACCGTCCTTTTCTGACTCAGCTGGAATTTTCAAGGACAGAACAACAGCTTGACTAAAATATCCACGCAATGATCTTAAATCAAAATGCTTGAATTTATTTTTACTATACTGGCGAAAGCAGAAACGGATCCCGGCCAAAGAAGAAGTTGGCATTGCATTGGAGCACTTTTCATAATGATCGGGAGTTAAAACAGTTGCGATATCATCAACACATTCCACACTGATTACTTGTGTAAAAGGAGTGATGAAAACTTCGCAAGgatgagggggaggaggaggtatAGCACAAGCGAATTCCTGGTTTTGATGAAACCATCGCACTTTGATCTTCTTCTGTCCCTTCTTATCTTCATACATGTCTTCCAAGTATGCAAGATAGCGATTTTCTTCCTCTGACAAGACCAGCACAAAAGTGTGGGTCTGCAAAACAAGATGCCATAAGATATTCTATAAATGACTCTTGAGTATATGCACAATATCATGACGGAACTTACGGATATTGTGGTTCCGTTGCGACAAAAAGCTCGATAGTGCCGAAGCTGTTTGCCACATGTCCAGAACGAACCAGACCATGTAATGTCTGAGCTGCAGTCTTTCCCCTAAGAAGGATAacaccaaaaaaaaaatcattgaccTCATGGTATATATGGAACCAAAGTACACAAATTTACATGTTACAAGTGATGACTTACCAGATTTTGGTGCAAAAAGCTATTTGTTTCCCCGTATCCATCTAACCCACTGTCATTATCCGCAAAAGATCCATATTTTGAGAATTCTGGAATGGACAACAAATTATTACAACTACAAATAAAGGTCAAATTTTTTGCCAGCATGCAAAGGGTGtgtgttcaacagataagtgtcacggaaatgcgtatgttgcgttggatttgcggtcatacaagaagggatcgagttcagaacgatgatatacgtgatagattaggggtagcaccaattgaagaaaagcttgtccaacaccagttgagatggtttggacatgtccaacggagacctccagaggcaccggtgcgtagtggaatcctaagccaggatagtaacgtgaagagaggcagaggaagaccgaagttgacttgggtagaggcaataaaaggagacttgaaaggatggaatatacccaaagacttagccttagataggagtgcttggaaaacagctattcacgtgtctgaaccttgattgcttctgctgggtttcaactctagcctaccccaacttgtttgggacttaaaggctttgttgttgttgttgttgatgcaaAGGGTGTGTGGGtgtgttgtggtggtggtggtggcggctccGTGGCGGTGTGTGTATGTGTTGGGTGGTGTGCGTAGACGGATCAGGATGGTCATTGGAGGCCATCCGTGGTCTTTGGACATCCCTCTCTGCAGGTTTCTTAGCAGATCAACCTTCTTCCACTTCTCTTTCATGGTAAAATGTATATAAGACGAGTGAAGGTTTTTCAATGTGTTTGAGAAGCCCTTAAGAAAGGCATAAATTTGTTGTATAGTGTTTGTCACACTCAATTACTCAAATGCTTCTTCAATAAAGAGCGAAAGGAGGCCAGCTACCTCAGAGTTTACAGATTTCAAACTGTCACTACTAGGCTGCAGTCATAGTTTTAGAGCATAACTTCAGCGTTTTGGCTTTCAGAGCAAAATTTAGGTTCCAAAAACCATAAACATTAGATCTAAACGAACAAGAGTGATgggttaaaaaaataaaatcatgTAGTGAGTGGTGAAACGAAACAGATGAGAGCGGTAATTACTTGAGTCAAGTGCCTTCACCGGAAGGAAGGACGCGAGCCAATCCACCACCTCACGGCGTGACCGCCACTTGCGAGCAAACACCGGCGGCGCGGCGCCGTCGtcagcgccgccgccgcacccCCAGGCGGCGCTGAAGTCCTCCGAGACCACGTAGAGCATGTGGCGAAGGCTCCTCTCGGTGCCGACGACGGCGAGATGCGACACGCCGGCCGCGTCTTCGAGGTAGTAGTGCACGACGCGGCTGCCGCGCTCCTGCGACACGAACTCCTCCCTCCACCGCACGAACTGCGAGCCGTCCTCCCTCGCCATCCTCGTCCGCAACGCTAAAACGCCGCCAAGGAAGGACGCCCACACACAGGCCTGGGGCACGGCACTACCCGGACGGAGGGGCCGCCGCCAGCAGCACGCTCACGTTCAGGGCctgggaaagagaaggaggaggacttACGGCCCTAGGGGCTCTCGGTTCgcaggggaggagaaggaagGGGTGCCTCTCGGAAACCTCGGAGGACTGTCTGAGGAAACAAAGGGAGTCGGAGAGGGGCGGCGGCCCGGGGATTCTAGGAACCCCGGGCAGGAGTAGGATTTCCTAGGGGCTCAGAAGGATTTGGGGGCAGTTGTCGCCGGCCAGAGCGGCTTGAAACGGAACGGGTTCAGGCTGAGCAGGAACTCCTCCATGCACCGGAAGGCAGCCGCGAGGCCACTCCAGCGCTGATCCTTGTCTCGGAAACCCCCAGAAAATCCCTCAAAAGTGACGCCACAAGGAAAcccaacggcggcggcggtggtggcggcggcggcggcgttcagGGAAACCAGTGGCAGGCCGTGCGGACGGAAGGGGCGAGCGAGGGTTTCCTCTCGGGACGGGGGCACTCGTGCGCAGGAcgggatctctctctctctctccgaagAGGCAGGGAGAGGAGGGCGCGGCGcgagggaggaggaaggagacggaCAGGTGGGAAAGGCGAGGATGGTGAGGAGCGAGAGGGGGCGAGGGGTCGATGGGGGCAAGAGGGAGGGCCCTCTCTTTCGGGAGAGCGCAGCGGCGCAGGGCCGCAGGGGCAAGGGCAAACGGGTTGGTGGTTTTCCTTCGGGGGGGCAGCGCAGCGCAGCGCAGCCTGTTTGGGTTTCGGTTCGTGACTCGTGTGGATGAGGTTGTGTAGTGATGGATACCGATAGAAGGAACAAAGTCAAAAACAGCGGTGAGCTGATCTCACGGGTCATGATTTTGTCCAGACTCCAGAGTCCAGAGTAACCGTGCCTTTAACAGTTTATAAGAGCTGCGGTCTGGAAGGTCAATGATAATAAATAAGGTGAATTTCAATTCTAAGAGTTGACCAGTTTCTTTCTACGGCGACTATCCACGACGAATATAATATAAATATGAAAATGGAAGAATAcgagaaaggaaaaaaaaagaaaaaaaagacacaTCTATGACTTATATCGGGGAGGGGGTTATCGCGCGACCCGTCACATTATTGGGGatcgtgcccccccccccccttcttcctcctggtGCTCCTCCTCCCCGCGTCTGCCCTCCACCCAAGCAGAGACACCTCGGGCAGCAGAGCACACGCCGCACACCACCACGGCAATGGCGCGTGCCCCACCACCCTGGCTCCCGCCGCGGCGCCGCCCAggtccacccccccccccccccaagcggACCCTCCCGCCCTGGCTCCCAAGGCCAAGGCCACCCGCGCCCGCTGCCTCTCCGCCGGTGGCCGAGCCAACTcgcgggagggagagggagggagggagaggaagagcgcTGGAGGGAGAGGAAGTGGGGTCACGCAGTCACACTCCACCGCGACAGTCGCATAGTAACATTTGCGTTCTATCAGGGTTTCGGAATGCTTGGAGGTTCTAGTGATGTACCTTTCATTTTTCCTTTTAGTTCTATGTCATCTATTAACTAACGATGTCGACTATCATCGCGTAAAGGATGTTCATAGTTCTAGTGGACAAACATGGGCCAAAAAACATATTAGAGAAAGCCTCGTGTAGTCGTGTTTCTATCATTGCGTGTCACGgtcagtgacgaagccagaaaaaaaatgAGGGACTGAACAAAAAAaatagaggtttttttatcttctcttaaccttagtccctcctacctaatacatatatgtaTAAAATTTTAAGAGGGGGCTTAGAGGGGCTCCACATGCCCAGGATCGGtagggggggctagagcccccgtagccccaccgctggcttcgtCACTGGTCACGGTGTTTCACCCATTGGATAGAGTGAAAGGATCGAATGAACCAAAATAAAGGTGAGTTGGGGCTCAAAAAATTTTATGCAACAACTGCTTCATCTACTTGTGTGTAGTCATAGAACTAAACAAGATCACACTAAAACCAAGTTCTTATGGCCATCGCAATAAGTACTTCCTTAACCCTAGGCATACTAGCATGATTGTTCTTAGTTGAAAAAGGTAAAGCCTATGACCTAAGAGCATACTAGCATGGAAATGAACCTAAATGTCATTCGGTGGCTTCTTGCACTCACAAACACAAAAGCAAGTACTAAGTAAGATTAAGACTTGAAGTAAATGCTCGCAAAagagaggacaagaaataatTCAATTTTTTCATGTACATGTTTGGCTTCACTGATGAGGCTTTCTCGGTTGCTTTTTACATCTGCTTGAAACACAAGGCTCTAGGGATTGCCTATGTGACCATGAGTGAGTCCCACTATGTGTTGTGATTAAGGACTTTCCTCGCCAAGCACTACTATAATGTACAATAGTGTTGCAATTCATGTTGCATTGATTCCCCTTTTGTGCATGATGttatggccatgttcgcttctcttataatccgtcttttttcagttggaacaatatttttctctcacaacaaatcagtcgaaacagtgtttcagcttgttttttttagcgaagcgaacgggggcCTATTTGTTGTGTAGTGACTTACCATCTTTATTTAATTATGTAAGGATGTGTAGTAAGGCTAGAAAAACACTAACTTTTGTTGTAATATAGTGTGGCCTTTCTAACCTGCACAGATAGGTGATACCCACATGTGATGTGGATTCTAGGGCCCTAGATCAGTTGCCTAGTGGTTGTGTGCCCCTAAGCTTAATCATTAATTAGATAGTGGACCAATGGTTTCATGGATCAATTAGCTAAATATTATTCAATGCTTGATATATAAGCTCCTTCCATATTCAATTATCTGGTTTGTCATTGCCATTTCCAGTGATGAAATCGTTTGTTGCTGTGATGAAAACCTCTTTCATGAGTTGCCTTTTTGTTTGCCATCTTATGCCTATCATGAAATTTTTGGGGCATGTGATGAAAACCTCCATCCTAAGTTGCCTTTTGTTTTGTCACCTTCTTATGCTTGTGATGAAGATTTTTATATCCATAACTTATGAGGGAGGTATTGGACACCAATTATTCTTACTTGTTGTTACTTACCTACTAATATTACTACGCATTGTGCCTTTTTTACACTTTTCGTGTCCTTAAGATCCAGCaccatgatgatgataatgttttTCCTAATGCCACTAAAACATGCATAAGTTTTAGAATTTCCTACAAGTTGCTTGTTTGTTATGTTAACATGTGGTGCCTGTGATGAAAATAGACTTACATTTGCTATCTTCTTGTGGATATGATTAAGATTTACATATTATTCATTTATGATGAGGGATGTTATCTGATGATCAAACATCTTGTGAGGTACTAGGCATGGTAATTTTTCTCTTTGCTAATAAACTTGCTACGATGATGTGATGATTGATAAATTTCTTAGGTTTGTATGAAATTGGAACATTTCTATGCATGCGACATTCTCTCAACCTTTTGCTACCATCGTATGCCTATGCAGAATGTAACATGTCCATAATATGATGTTCTCATACCATCTGTTACCATCTCAAGTATCCATGTTTAATTGGATTTCGTAATATAGTAATCATTCTTGTTAAACTAAGTGGTCATGGTTTGGTATGTGGTTCATGTTGGACGACAAATTGAGGCGTTTTCTAGCTGGGATGTGTCCATTCTATAGGTGTTGGCTATAATTGTGGTTGCTGTAAGAGATGTAGAACCACGGAGCAAGCAATGACCACATTTTATGGAGTTCCTAAAGAATAAGAGGATAATCTTGTTGTATCAGAAGACAATCAAGTCATATGCCAATGTTAAGGATGTCATTATCTTAGTTCAATCACTAGTCATTGTGATCTTAGTTAATGCAAACTTATGTTGTAATATTTCTTATGAGAATCTTGGGTATCCTTACTAGCCAAAGTAGGAGGTACCCATGCATGCAGGAAACCAAACAAATTAAGTTGCATCTGCGTCCATGTGTGGCCTGGTTCCATTGACACATGCAACCAAACAATTTGATGTTGCACACACTGGTGTTGGCCAAGTCTGGCCTAGCTAGGTGGTGTGAGCCAGGCCTGCTGGCCTAGTAACCGttgcgcactctaacagaaccAATACTAATGTTTCCAAAAAAAGAAATACCACTAAAAAG
Above is a genomic segment from Miscanthus floridulus cultivar M001 chromosome 3, ASM1932011v1, whole genome shotgun sequence containing:
- the LOC136542599 gene encoding pectinesterase QRT1-like translates to MVAAAAGCRRRRCICCAAAMYILLVLPVVASAAADGFITWDDLSIPAAAAVQGAVGGGGVKAASSRGARDLDTIVVSQDGAGHSRTVQGAVDMVPAGNRRRVKILVRPGVYREKVTVPITKPFVSLIGMGSGRTVITWNARASDIDHRSGHQVGTFYSASVAVEADYFCASHITFENSAPAAPPGAVGQQAVALRLSGDKTMLYRCRILGTQDTLFDNIGRHFLYNCDIQGSIDFIFGNARSLYQGCTLHAVATSYGAIAASQRSSPAEDSGFSFVGCRLTGSGMLYLGRAWGRYARVVYSYCALSGIVVPQGWSDWGDRSRTKTVLFGEYNCKGPGASTRQRVPWSRSLTYNEARPFLGRSFINGEQWLRL
- the LOC136542598 gene encoding uncharacterized protein, whose protein sequence is MAREDGSQFVRWREEFVSQERGSRVVHYYLEDAAGVSHLAVVGTERSLRHMLYVVSEDFSAAWGCGGGADDGAAPPVFARKWRSRREVVDWLASFLPVKALDSKFSKYGSFADNDSGLDGYGETNSFLHQNLGKDCSSDITWSGSFWTCGKQLRHYRAFCRNGTTISTHTFVLVLSEEENRYLAYLEDMYEDKKGQKKIKVRWFHQNQEFACAIPPPPPHPCEVFITPFTQVISVECVDDIATVLTPDHYEKCSNAMPTSSLAGIRFCFRQYSKNKFKHFDLRSLRGYFSQAVVLSLKIPAESEKDGEYCTPGKQLERLYSKCLGTKICRSPQADSIPSYQILSNEQPPGKHLSINFIVPQNKLMPTYNTGDRLEILSQDSGIIGCWFRCTVLKSCTNHNKLKVQYDDLQNADDSGRLEEMVPASALALPDKLGLRCQDRLRIRPRPQENSSVDGAALLPGTAVDVWQFSGWWEGVVVSLDNIVADSLQVYFPGENFFRPCQLRNVRISKDWVKNRWVDIETKSDVLSQIPSDSVRTKQADNAPPIGVIDSSSSAMPEQELAATQANSHGDKPVPKQELAATQANSNGEKPVPEQELPATQANSNGDKPVPKQELAASQANSDGDKPVPEQEFAATQANSNGDKPASEQELAATQANSNGDKPVPEKELAATQANSNGDKPVPEKELAATQANSSGDKPVPKQELAATQPNSNGVKPVPEQKLAGTQASSNGNNKQTEGSRQSEVSMTDEASGLVEDDKRTILGKRPRDDSMTDEASAFVEDDKRTILGKRPRDDNDAEQKCNGEVGVDVSKTCLGSPNSLDSCT